A stretch of the Ostrea edulis chromosome 9, xbOstEdul1.1, whole genome shotgun sequence genome encodes the following:
- the LOC125657368 gene encoding uncharacterized protein LOC125657368 isoform X3, giving the protein MSSDKQITQLKMASISATPRKTCLLSDACILCGFCFKQIEKASDGSEKIQKFSEIKLRLNEERWGNIRKLTGVLTDLDEKGLGGVCKKCYRQVESVLKIEAKNAVVKERFREMAVRTLKTKMLQLPSPRRTSITKRMLRSPDTHVPSTKKKSFDVSVVKLVQLTPFKDLTNTRTDSSKAGLSMPVYTACIPIAPQEKQVD; this is encoded by the exons ATGAGTTCCGATAAGCAAATAACACAATTAAAAATGGCGTCGATAAGTGCCACGCCGAGGAAAACATGTCTTTTGTCGGATGCGTGTATCCTCTGTGggttttgttttaaacaaattgaGAAAGCAAGTGACGGTAGTGAAAAAATCCAAAAGTTTAGCGAAATTAAACTGCGTTTAAATGAAGAAAGGTGGGGGAATATCAGGAAACTGACGGGTGTGTTGACAGATTTGGATGAAAAAGGCCTTGGAGGGGTTTGCAAAAAATGTTATCGACAGGTtgaatctgttttaaaaattgaagcCAAAAATGCAGTTGTTAAAGAACGTTTTCGTGAAATGGCAGTGCgaactttgaaaacaaaaatgttacaaCTGCCGTCTCCCCGAAGAACATCAATAACGAAAAGAATGCTTCGGAGCCCGGATACACATGTGCCCTCTACGAAGAAGAAATCTTTCGACGTATCTGTTGTGAAGCTTGTACAACTGACGCCCTTTAAAGATCTGACGAATACAAGAACGGATTCATCGAAAGCAGGG CTGTCTATGCCAGTATATACTGCATGTATCCCTATTGCACCACAGGAGAAACAAGTTG ATTAG
- the LOC125657368 gene encoding uncharacterized protein LOC125657368 isoform X2, whose protein sequence is MSSDKQITQLKMASISATPRKTCLLSDACILCGFCFKQIEKASDGSEKIQKFSEIKLRLNEERWGNIRKLTGVLTDLDEKGLGGVCKKCYRQVESVLKIEAKNAVVKERFREMAVRTLKTKMLQLPSPRRTSITKRMLRSPDTHVPSTKKKSFDVSVVKLVQLTPFKDLTNTRTDSSKAGLSMPVYTACIPIAPQEKQVAPALSYKAS, encoded by the exons ATGAGTTCCGATAAGCAAATAACACAATTAAAAATGGCGTCGATAAGTGCCACGCCGAGGAAAACATGTCTTTTGTCGGATGCGTGTATCCTCTGTGggttttgttttaaacaaattgaGAAAGCAAGTGACGGTAGTGAAAAAATCCAAAAGTTTAGCGAAATTAAACTGCGTTTAAATGAAGAAAGGTGGGGGAATATCAGGAAACTGACGGGTGTGTTGACAGATTTGGATGAAAAAGGCCTTGGAGGGGTTTGCAAAAAATGTTATCGACAGGTtgaatctgttttaaaaattgaagcCAAAAATGCAGTTGTTAAAGAACGTTTTCGTGAAATGGCAGTGCgaactttgaaaacaaaaatgttacaaCTGCCGTCTCCCCGAAGAACATCAATAACGAAAAGAATGCTTCGGAGCCCGGATACACATGTGCCCTCTACGAAGAAGAAATCTTTCGACGTATCTGTTGTGAAGCTTGTACAACTGACGCCCTTTAAAGATCTGACGAATACAAGAACGGATTCATCGAAAGCAGGG CTGTCTATGCCAGTATATACTGCATGTATCCCTATTGCACCACAGGAGAAACAAGTTG CACCTGCGTTATCCTACAAAGCATCTTGA
- the LOC125657368 gene encoding uncharacterized protein LOC125657368 isoform X4 has translation MSSDKQITQLKMASISATPRKTCLLSDACILCGFCFKQIEKASDGSEKIQKFSEIKLRLNEERWGNIRKLTGVLTDLDEKGLGGVCKKCYRQVESVLKIEAKNAVVKERFREMAVRTLKTKMLQLPSPRRTSITKRMLRSPDTHVPSTKKKSFDVSVVKLVQLTPFKDLTNTRTDSSKAGIMLQFRFWIFYKSQL, from the exons ATGAGTTCCGATAAGCAAATAACACAATTAAAAATGGCGTCGATAAGTGCCACGCCGAGGAAAACATGTCTTTTGTCGGATGCGTGTATCCTCTGTGggttttgttttaaacaaattgaGAAAGCAAGTGACGGTAGTGAAAAAATCCAAAAGTTTAGCGAAATTAAACTGCGTTTAAATGAAGAAAGGTGGGGGAATATCAGGAAACTGACGGGTGTGTTGACAGATTTGGATGAAAAAGGCCTTGGAGGGGTTTGCAAAAAATGTTATCGACAGGTtgaatctgttttaaaaattgaagcCAAAAATGCAGTTGTTAAAGAACGTTTTCGTGAAATGGCAGTGCgaactttgaaaacaaaaatgttacaaCTGCCGTCTCCCCGAAGAACATCAATAACGAAAAGAATGCTTCGGAGCCCGGATACACATGTGCCCTCTACGAAGAAGAAATCTTTCGACGTATCTGTTGTGAAGCTTGTACAACTGACGCCCTTTAAAGATCTGACGAATACAAGAACGGATTCATCGAAAGCAGGG ATTATGCTTCAATTCAGATTTTGGATTTTCTATAAATCTCAACTATGA
- the LOC125657369 gene encoding uncharacterized protein LOC125657369, with translation MEFTWDKLYTELQIRAPNILKIVSAMVNDIPIQVNNKPFQLVMYTLSQILHARSQEMSLVQYLSGLVLMHGGCTLKDIERIAKFGASVHPETLRRKLNSWDEYLDEELLKYKTEWSRGGNKKYQLIGDNWDRNIIPSYRTSQDKTLSLHLFQVIGVVDRVDSLNCAFDPQLLDILELTPVDFIPSVADQDILLHELTFLVANAVIANIEQLNGAFGYIYPKHLKHKYSEFSGMKTEQYSLGLFDCNEMVTQDVIRLLKDLSKKYVPIDDAGEIVEEVFFGGDRLTDERIQSAQEAMTNNENPLDKFEGFISKIEDFHRLMNFLEAIVLQTYSTQSANDRGTVYYYKNILNARNVKGKVKNSYRGYKMLSRTIFDAMCCAFFLKEFGLLNLTESIPLPDEFSKWTGEEKIQWMNNICERIVNKWFFGDSDLFEELRQVLSDPDHEENYWFGNFKDGRFSCHYCEKTYCHIKSAEFHEKEVHGHSKPALRKSKQANLLQDELFDYLIALFRLSALHRNLDTAVDMADGYRSIRSAKYETPLYNKTHKTKYLIGSIHLTGLVSGTLPPPQTERLIANRCINLSGGKNSNMALDEYVELVNRDTKNTCSGFQTKESIIAHSKQFPLLIKAVKNLDMINDVHRRKGFHNIPSYKSDVRKIVQDLFDIDGFSQHKGRKLKCRELVQKSNPFADSYKQLVNMIYRHKPLLPFRRLRNKQL, from the exons atgGAATTCACTTGGGACAAACTGTACACAGAACTACAAATACGTGCCCCTAATATCCTGAAGATAGTATCAGCAATGGTCAATGACATTCCAATCCAAGTGAATAACAAACCATTTCAACTTGTAATGTACACTTTGTCCCAGATTCTGCATGCCAGATCTCAAGAAATGTCTTTAGTACAGTACTTGTCAGGACTAGTGTTAATGCATGGAGGATGCACCCTTAAG GATATCGAGAGGATTGCCAAATTTGGTGCTTCAGTTCACCCAGAAACATTGCGAAGAAAGCTGAATTCATGGGACGAATACTTGGACGAAGAACTACTTAAGTACAAAACAGAATGGAGTCGAGGAGGAAACAAGAAATATCAGCTAATTGGAGACAATTGGGATAGAAATATTATTCCATCTTATCGTACCTCTCAAGACAAGACATTGTCTTTGCACCTGTTTCAGGTTATTGGAGTCGTTGATAGGGTGGATTCTCTTAATTGTGCTTTTGATCCACAGCTCCTAGATATTTTAGAATTAACTCCTGTGGATTTTATTCCCTCAGTAGCTGATCAGGACATTCTTCTGCATGAGTTGACCTTTTTAGTGGCCAATGCAGTGATTGCAAATATTGAGCAGCTGAACGGAgcatttggatatatatatccaaaacaCTTGAAGCACAAGTATAGTGAATTCTCAGGAATGAAAACGGAACAA TATTCTTTGGGACTTTTTGATTGTAATGAAATGGTTACCCAAGATGTGATCAGGCTACTAAAGGACCTATCAAAGAAGTATGTGCCCATTGATGATGCTGGGGAAATAGTTGAGGAAGTGTTTTTTGGAG GAGACAGATTGACTGATGAGAGAATACAGAGTGCCCAAGAAGCTATGACCAATAATGAAAATCCATTGGATAAGTTTGAAGGATTCATTTCCaaaattgaagattttcatCGGCTCATGAACTTCCTCGAG gcAATTGTGTTGCAAACATACAGCACCCAGTCAGCAAATGACAGAGGAACAGTGTATTATTATAAGAACATATTAAATGCACGCAATGTGAAGGGGAAAGTAAAGAACTCTTACAGAGGATATAAAATGCTATCCCGTACTATATTTGATGCTATGTGTTGTGCATTTTTCTTGAAAGAGTTTGGACTTCTTAACTTAACAGAGAGCATACCACTGCCTGATGAATTCTCCAAATGGACAGGAGAGGAAAAAATACAGTGGATGAATAACATATGTGAACGAATTGTGAACAAGTGGTTTTTTGGAGACAGTGACTTGTTTGAAGAGTTGCGACAAGTATTGTCTGATCCAGATCATGAAGAAAATTATTGGTTCGGGAACTTTAAAGATGGTCGCTTTTCCTGCCACTACTGTGAAAAAACTTACTGTCATATCAAAAGTgcagaatttcatgaaaaagaAGTCCATGGCCATTCCAAACCAGCATTACGAAAAAGTAAACAAGCAAACCTATTGCAAGATGAACTTTTTGATTATTTGATAGCCCTTTTCCGTCTGTCAGCATTACATCGAAATCTTGATACGGCAGTGGATATGGCTGATGGCTATAGATCTATTCGCTCAGCTAAGTACGAGACCCCGCTGTACAACAAGacccacaaaacaaaatatcttatCGGCAGCATCCATTTAACAGGCCTCGTATCAGGAACCTTGCCGCCTCCTCAAACAGAGAGACTTATTGCAAATCGCTGTATAAATTTGTCAGGTGGGAAGAACTCGAACATGGCACTAGATGAGTATGTAGAACTAGTCAACAGAGATACAAAAAACACTTGTTCTGGATTCCAAACAAAGGAGAGTATAATTGCGCACTCGAAACAATTTCCTCTTTTAATCAAAGCTGTGAAAAATTTGGACATGATTAATGATGTACATAGAAGAAAAGGATTCcacaacataccttcatataaaTCTGATGTTCGGAAGATTGTACAAGACCTTTTTGACATCGATGGTTTTTCCCAACATAAAGGACGCAAGCTCAAGTGCAGAGAACTAGTCCAGAAAAGCAATCCATTTGCAGACAGTTATAAACAGTTGGTGAACATGATATACAGACATAAACCTTTACTTCCATTCCGTCGATTAAGGAATAAACAACTATAA
- the LOC125657368 gene encoding uncharacterized protein LOC125657368 isoform X1, producing the protein MSSDKQITQLKMASISATPRKTCLLSDACILCGFCFKQIEKASDGSEKIQKFSEIKLRLNEERWGNIRKLTGVLTDLDEKGLGGVCKKCYRQVESVLKIEAKNAVVKERFREMAVRTLKTKMLQLPSPRRTSITKRMLRSPDTHVPSTKKKSFDVSVVKLVQLTPFKDLTNTRTDSSKAGLSMPVYTACIPIAPQEKQVDYASIQILDFL; encoded by the exons ATGAGTTCCGATAAGCAAATAACACAATTAAAAATGGCGTCGATAAGTGCCACGCCGAGGAAAACATGTCTTTTGTCGGATGCGTGTATCCTCTGTGggttttgttttaaacaaattgaGAAAGCAAGTGACGGTAGTGAAAAAATCCAAAAGTTTAGCGAAATTAAACTGCGTTTAAATGAAGAAAGGTGGGGGAATATCAGGAAACTGACGGGTGTGTTGACAGATTTGGATGAAAAAGGCCTTGGAGGGGTTTGCAAAAAATGTTATCGACAGGTtgaatctgttttaaaaattgaagcCAAAAATGCAGTTGTTAAAGAACGTTTTCGTGAAATGGCAGTGCgaactttgaaaacaaaaatgttacaaCTGCCGTCTCCCCGAAGAACATCAATAACGAAAAGAATGCTTCGGAGCCCGGATACACATGTGCCCTCTACGAAGAAGAAATCTTTCGACGTATCTGTTGTGAAGCTTGTACAACTGACGCCCTTTAAAGATCTGACGAATACAAGAACGGATTCATCGAAAGCAGGG CTGTCTATGCCAGTATATACTGCATGTATCCCTATTGCACCACAGGAGAAACAAGTTG ATTATGCTTCAATTCAGATTTTGGATTTTCTATAA